A genome region from Microbacterium terricola includes the following:
- a CDS encoding ABC transporter permease codes for MFVALRDLRFARGRFILIGSVVALITVLVGFLSGLTGGLATQNISAVLALPGDRVVFSAPAIGESSPSFSDSTITRQQAADWAGTAGVTAVEPVGISQTHGEADGIRASIAVFGVEPGFDAGAPSKNGHLGLSDPAAKALEVTTGDDITIAGTTYAVETIGGDGWYSHTPVVEMTLHDWQAYSAATGNPDTFATVLAVTGSPDWDAADAANSTVSESALGSLTALSAFRSEIGSLLLMVAMLFGISGLVIGAFFTVWTMQRKGDIAVLKAVGASTRSLVRDALGQALIVLLVGIGIGLGLVALFGALAGTALPFLLSPITTILPGVIMTVLGLAGAAFALRSVTSADPLTALGSNR; via the coding sequence ATGTTCGTCGCGTTACGCGATCTCCGCTTCGCACGGGGCCGGTTCATCCTCATCGGTTCCGTCGTCGCCCTCATCACCGTTCTCGTCGGGTTCCTCAGCGGATTGACGGGCGGGCTCGCCACTCAGAACATCTCGGCCGTGCTCGCTCTTCCGGGCGATCGTGTCGTCTTCTCGGCGCCGGCGATCGGCGAGAGCTCACCCAGCTTCTCCGACTCCACCATCACGAGACAGCAGGCAGCCGATTGGGCCGGCACGGCCGGGGTCACCGCCGTCGAGCCTGTGGGGATCAGCCAGACCCACGGCGAGGCCGACGGCATCCGCGCGTCGATCGCCGTGTTCGGTGTGGAGCCCGGTTTCGACGCCGGCGCACCCTCGAAGAACGGTCATCTCGGCCTGTCGGACCCCGCCGCGAAAGCCCTCGAGGTGACGACCGGGGATGACATCACGATCGCCGGCACCACCTATGCCGTCGAGACGATCGGCGGCGACGGCTGGTACAGCCACACCCCCGTCGTCGAGATGACTCTTCACGACTGGCAGGCCTACTCCGCGGCCACCGGAAACCCGGACACGTTTGCCACTGTGCTCGCCGTCACCGGCAGTCCCGACTGGGATGCCGCCGACGCCGCGAACAGCACGGTGTCCGAGAGTGCGCTCGGATCCTTGACGGCGTTGAGCGCATTCCGCTCCGAAATCGGCTCCTTGCTGCTGATGGTCGCCATGCTGTTCGGCATCTCAGGGCTGGTCATCGGCGCGTTCTTCACCGTCTGGACGATGCAGCGAAAGGGCGACATCGCCGTCCTCAAAGCGGTCGGCGCCAGTACCCGATCCCTGGTGCGTGACGCGCTCGGTCAAGCGCTGATCGTGCTGCTGGTGGGCATCGGAATCGGCTTGGGCCTCGTCGCGCTGTTCGGCGCCCTCGCCGGCACCGCACTGCCATTCCTCCTCAGCCCGATCACGACAATCCTGCCGGGCGTGATCATGACCGTTCTCGGCCTCGCCGGGGCCGCGTTCGCACTGCGCTCCGTCACCTCCGCCGACCCCCTCACCGCCCTTGGGAGCAACCGATGA
- a CDS encoding class I SAM-dependent DNA methyltransferase, translated as MTSSDYWDAEMARRYDEGSAAMFAPEVLEPVVDTLAELAGDGAALEFAIGTGRVGIPLLERGVRVHGIELSQPMVDQLREKVDATHLPVTTGDMATTVVDGEFSLVYLVFNSIGNLRTQEEQVTCFRNAARHLAPGGRFVIELWVPGIRRMPPGQNAVPFNVDDRHLGFDTYDVVTQQGTSHHYFRNDDGSVGYGASNFRYIWPAECDLMAQLAGLEFESRAADWHGTPFMADSESHVSVWRKPVDAALPQTERPQRP; from the coding sequence GTGACGAGCAGCGACTACTGGGATGCCGAGATGGCGAGGCGGTATGACGAGGGTTCCGCCGCCATGTTCGCACCCGAGGTGCTCGAGCCCGTCGTGGACACTCTGGCCGAGCTGGCCGGCGACGGCGCGGCACTCGAGTTCGCGATCGGGACGGGCAGGGTCGGCATCCCACTGCTCGAGCGGGGTGTCCGCGTGCACGGCATCGAGCTCTCGCAGCCCATGGTCGACCAGCTGCGCGAGAAGGTCGACGCCACGCACCTGCCTGTCACGACGGGCGACATGGCGACGACCGTCGTCGACGGTGAGTTCTCGCTCGTCTACCTCGTGTTCAATTCGATCGGCAACCTCCGCACGCAAGAGGAGCAGGTCACGTGCTTCCGCAATGCCGCCCGGCACCTGGCTCCCGGTGGCCGGTTCGTCATCGAGCTGTGGGTTCCGGGTATCCGTCGCATGCCGCCGGGACAGAACGCCGTGCCGTTCAACGTCGACGACCGACATCTCGGATTCGACACGTACGACGTGGTCACGCAGCAGGGCACGTCGCACCACTACTTCCGCAACGACGACGGGTCCGTCGGCTACGGAGCATCGAACTTCCGCTACATCTGGCCCGCCGAGTGCGATCTGATGGCGCAGCTGGCCGGGCTCGAGTTCGAATCGCGCGCTGCCGACTGGCACGGCACCCCGTTCATGGCTGACAGCGAGAGCCACGTCTCGGTGTGGCGGAAGCCGGTCGACGCCGCCCTTCCGCAGACTGAGCGCCCTCAGAGGCCGTGA
- a CDS encoding MerR family transcriptional regulator: MYTIGEFAAFGRVSVRMLRHYDAIGLLTPARVDQATGYRRYSTEQLTDLLQLVELRELGIGLDAIADVLGAGDRSDALRAALASRHAELAASVADDTARIARIERRLLTLEGETMIDVDYRPVEAVTLYATSTVAEGGPAGVPAAIAGAITGLDAALETARRPLNEPGVFWYEPIEGTDDLGVHISYTADEPPVPGAGYEVVTLPAVPTMATLIHRGDMTGIGESWGALMQQVVADGYRMTGLCREVYLVADGHEPGPDWVTELQVPVERA; encoded by the coding sequence ATGTACACCATCGGAGAATTCGCCGCCTTCGGGCGGGTGAGCGTGCGGATGCTGCGACACTACGACGCGATCGGGCTGCTGACGCCCGCGCGCGTCGACCAGGCGACCGGGTACCGACGGTACTCGACCGAGCAGCTGACCGATCTGCTGCAGCTCGTCGAGCTGCGTGAGCTCGGCATCGGACTCGACGCGATCGCCGACGTGCTCGGCGCCGGAGACCGCTCCGACGCCCTGCGCGCAGCCCTGGCGTCGCGGCATGCCGAGCTCGCGGCATCCGTCGCGGACGACACCGCGCGCATCGCTCGCATCGAGCGGCGACTTCTCACTCTGGAAGGAGAGACCATGATCGATGTCGACTACCGCCCCGTGGAGGCCGTCACCCTCTACGCCACCTCGACGGTGGCGGAGGGAGGACCGGCGGGTGTGCCCGCTGCGATCGCCGGCGCCATAACCGGACTCGACGCCGCCCTGGAAACCGCACGGCGCCCACTGAACGAGCCCGGCGTGTTCTGGTACGAACCCATCGAGGGCACCGACGACCTGGGGGTGCACATCTCGTACACCGCCGACGAGCCGCCGGTGCCCGGCGCCGGGTACGAGGTGGTGACGCTGCCTGCCGTCCCGACCATGGCGACGCTGATCCATCGCGGAGACATGACCGGCATCGGCGAATCCTGGGGCGCCCTCATGCAGCAGGTCGTCGCCGACGGCTACCGCATGACCGGTCTCTGCCGCGAGGTCTACCTCGTCGCGGACGGCCACGAGCCCGGCCCTGACTGGGTCACCGAGCTGCAGGTCCCGGTCGAGCGAGCGTGA
- a CDS encoding SRPBCC family protein encodes MAEDSRGEDGFTVEAEREIDAPPAVAWRSWTDSDVLSRWWGPSGFTCPTARMDVRVSGVSLVSMAAPDWGFPEMFSTWTYTVVDEPHRLEFTFRFADAEGAALAPGDPRVPPGVPAEVAHVITFEGLPSERTRMRIVESGYETAEPLEMSRQGLEQSLDKLLPLFRDGEVVD; translated from the coding sequence ATGGCTGAGGATTCCCGAGGCGAAGACGGATTCACCGTCGAAGCCGAACGCGAGATCGACGCACCGCCGGCCGTCGCGTGGAGGTCGTGGACCGACAGTGACGTCCTGAGTCGGTGGTGGGGGCCGTCGGGGTTCACGTGCCCCACCGCACGGATGGATGTGCGCGTGTCCGGCGTCTCGCTCGTGTCGATGGCCGCACCCGACTGGGGCTTTCCCGAGATGTTCAGCACGTGGACCTACACGGTGGTGGACGAGCCGCACAGGTTGGAGTTCACGTTCCGATTCGCGGATGCTGAGGGCGCCGCGCTTGCGCCAGGTGACCCGCGCGTCCCACCCGGAGTGCCGGCGGAGGTCGCGCACGTCATCACGTTCGAAGGGCTCCCGAGCGAGCGCACGCGCATGCGGATCGTCGAATCGGGCTACGAGACGGCGGAGCCCCTCGAGATGTCACGACAGGGACTCGAGCAGTCCCTCGACAAGCTCCTACCGCTGTTCCGCGATGGCGAGGTCGTCGACTGA
- a CDS encoding YdeI/OmpD-associated family protein — protein sequence MVAVSAKPELHVDTVEEWERWLESDPDPDGVRLRLRKAATSKPGITYAEALDVALCFGWIDGQKQSMDADYFLQVFTPRRPRGLWSKVNIEHVARLIEEGRMRPAGHREIERAKADGRWDAAYRQRDGEIPAELKAALDADPAIAAAFAAQSAQNRFAMAFRVGNLKRPESRAARVAEYVAMLQRGDTLH from the coding sequence ATGGTCGCCGTCTCCGCCAAGCCTGAGCTGCATGTCGACACCGTCGAAGAGTGGGAGCGGTGGCTGGAGTCCGATCCTGATCCTGACGGGGTGCGGCTGCGCCTGCGCAAGGCGGCGACGAGCAAGCCGGGCATCACCTACGCCGAAGCGCTCGACGTCGCGCTGTGCTTCGGCTGGATCGACGGGCAGAAGCAGTCGATGGATGCTGATTACTTCCTGCAGGTGTTCACCCCGCGCCGCCCGCGCGGACTGTGGTCGAAGGTCAACATCGAGCACGTCGCACGTCTGATCGAGGAGGGTCGGATGCGGCCCGCCGGCCATCGGGAGATCGAGCGTGCGAAGGCGGATGGGCGGTGGGACGCCGCCTATCGTCAGCGCGATGGGGAGATCCCGGCCGAACTCAAGGCGGCACTCGACGCCGACCCGGCGATCGCTGCCGCGTTCGCGGCGCAGTCCGCGCAGAACCGCTTCGCGATGGCGTTCCGCGTCGGCAACCTGAAGCGACCGGAGTCGCGTGCGGCCCGCGTCGCCGAGTACGTCGCGATGCTCCAGCGGGGCGACACGCTCCACTGA
- a CDS encoding LuxR C-terminal-related transcriptional regulator, whose protein sequence is MIRLVIADDHPIVRAGLIALFSLEDDFEVVGEAGTPDEAVAAAERENPDVVLMDLQFGAHSAVNGAAATRRIRALDAAPYVLILTNYDSDADILGAVEAGASGYLLKDAPPHELTAAVRAAAAGESALAPVIASRLLERMRAPQASLSSRELQVLELVASGHSNTDIAAELFVSETTVKSHLAHIFTKLGVASRTAAVSTARQRGILR, encoded by the coding sequence ATGATCCGCCTCGTGATCGCCGACGACCACCCCATCGTCCGCGCCGGCCTCATCGCCCTCTTCAGCCTCGAGGACGACTTCGAAGTCGTCGGCGAAGCCGGCACGCCCGACGAAGCGGTGGCCGCCGCCGAACGAGAGAATCCGGATGTCGTGCTCATGGACCTCCAGTTCGGCGCGCACTCCGCCGTCAACGGGGCGGCCGCCACCCGACGCATCCGCGCACTGGACGCTGCGCCCTACGTTCTGATCCTGACGAACTACGACTCGGATGCTGACATCCTCGGCGCCGTCGAAGCGGGCGCCAGCGGCTACTTGCTCAAGGACGCGCCACCGCACGAACTCACCGCGGCGGTCCGGGCGGCCGCCGCCGGAGAAAGCGCGCTTGCACCGGTGATCGCCTCACGCCTGCTGGAGCGGATGCGGGCACCGCAGGCCAGTCTGAGCTCACGCGAGCTCCAGGTCCTCGAGCTCGTCGCCTCGGGACACTCGAACACCGACATCGCCGCCGAACTCTTCGTCAGCGAGACGACAGTGAAATCTCACCTCGCCCACATCTTCACCAAGCTCGGCGTCGCTTCCCGAACCGCCGCCGTCTCAACGGCCCGACAGCGCGGAATTCTGCGGTGA
- a CDS encoding ABC transporter ATP-binding protein: MIRLNHITLTFPDGESRIAAVDDVSLTAHPGTVTGITGPSGSGKSSLLAVAATLIRPDSGQVLIDDIDATMLNAGDATELRRDRIGIVFQQSNLIPSLTAREQLTVMNELGARHSRRNRAQAAARAGVLLDAVGLKDQGDKRPHQLSGGQRQRVNIARALMNDPSVLLIDEPTSALDQERGASIIELILRLTDELDTSTLLVTHDLVHLPRVHGVVHLVDGRFVEALATA; encoded by the coding sequence ATGATCCGCCTGAACCACATCACCCTGACGTTCCCTGATGGGGAGAGCCGCATCGCCGCCGTCGACGACGTGTCGCTCACTGCTCACCCGGGAACGGTGACCGGCATCACCGGCCCGAGTGGCTCGGGCAAGTCCAGCCTCCTCGCCGTCGCCGCCACCCTGATCCGACCGGACTCCGGGCAGGTCCTGATCGACGACATCGACGCGACCATGCTGAACGCCGGCGACGCAACCGAACTGCGCCGAGACCGCATCGGGATCGTCTTCCAGCAATCCAACCTGATCCCTTCGCTCACCGCCCGCGAACAGCTGACGGTCATGAACGAGCTCGGCGCCCGGCACAGCCGACGCAACCGCGCCCAGGCCGCCGCCCGCGCAGGAGTGCTTCTGGATGCCGTCGGGCTCAAGGACCAGGGCGATAAGAGGCCGCACCAGCTCTCTGGTGGGCAACGTCAACGCGTCAACATTGCTCGAGCGCTGATGAATGACCCGAGCGTGCTGCTGATCGACGAGCCGACGAGTGCTCTCGACCAGGAACGCGGAGCCAGCATCATCGAGCTCATCCTGCGGCTGACCGACGAGCTGGACACGTCAACGCTGCTGGTCACCCACGACCTCGTCCACCTCCCGCGCGTGCACGGAGTCGTCCATCTCGTCGACGGACGCTTCGTCGAGGCTCTCGCCACCGCGTAG
- a CDS encoding VOC family protein, whose product MSVSGVGGIFFRSRDPEARAAWYREHLGIEAGSDSVWQQEAGMTVFAPFAADSDYFAADQPFMLNLRVSGLDELAARLEAAGISVERRPEWETEYGRFVRIHDPEGLPLELWELPE is encoded by the coding sequence ATGTCTGTGTCAGGGGTAGGCGGAATCTTCTTCCGCAGTCGAGATCCGGAAGCTCGGGCTGCCTGGTACCGAGAGCATCTGGGCATCGAGGCGGGCTCCGACTCGGTGTGGCAGCAGGAGGCGGGCATGACCGTCTTCGCGCCGTTCGCCGCTGACAGCGACTACTTCGCCGCCGACCAGCCGTTCATGCTCAACCTCAGGGTCTCGGGTCTCGACGAGCTGGCGGCGCGCCTGGAAGCAGCCGGGATTTCTGTCGAGCGTCGCCCCGAGTGGGAGACCGAATACGGCCGCTTCGTGCGCATCCACGACCCGGAGGGGCTCCCGCTGGAGCTGTGGGAACTGCCCGAATAG
- a CDS encoding GNAT family N-acetyltransferase yields MTRCEGQARWRIRVVHHCSVSQATLQTDRIRLIPLGDEHLELEVGLDSDPEVMRYLSGDGRTRAQVEVAHGLRLATAQAVEGLGFWVGFVDDEFVGWWLLQPAGWGEETLVPGQAELGYRLLRPHWGKGLATEGAREMVRHAFQDLGMHRVFALTMTVNERSRATMASAGLEYVRTFYDDDDHRDGSELGAVEYATTKDQWGD; encoded by the coding sequence ATGACACGGTGTGAGGGTCAAGCGAGATGGCGGATCCGGGTGGTGCATCATTGCTCTGTGTCTCAGGCGACGTTGCAGACCGACCGAATCCGACTGATCCCCTTGGGCGATGAGCATCTGGAACTCGAGGTCGGGTTGGACTCCGACCCGGAGGTGATGCGGTATCTGTCCGGCGACGGACGCACTCGCGCCCAGGTCGAGGTGGCTCACGGACTCCGGCTCGCGACAGCACAGGCGGTGGAGGGGCTCGGCTTCTGGGTCGGGTTCGTCGACGACGAGTTCGTCGGCTGGTGGCTGTTGCAGCCCGCCGGCTGGGGAGAGGAGACCCTCGTCCCGGGTCAGGCCGAGTTGGGGTACCGACTGCTCCGGCCGCACTGGGGCAAGGGGCTGGCCACGGAGGGTGCACGCGAGATGGTGCGGCACGCTTTCCAGGACCTCGGCATGCACCGCGTTTTCGCCCTCACCATGACCGTGAACGAACGATCCCGGGCAACCATGGCCTCAGCGGGCCTTGAGTACGTCCGAACCTTCTATGACGACGACGACCACCGCGACGGCAGCGAACTCGGTGCCGTCGAGTATGCGACGACGAAAGACCAGTGGGGCGACTAG
- a CDS encoding VOC family protein gives MFENLMATAVLPAADIDRAKAWWHDVLGRDPAYADDEGYNLFYDVGGTMVLVYRTDFAGTAQNTAFNLVTDDIDRDVTALRTHGVVFHDYDMPGLKTVEGIADLGDERSAWFSDSEGNIFALSQPSAEMMEMARKLRADTTG, from the coding sequence ATGTTCGAGAACCTGATGGCGACGGCGGTGCTTCCGGCAGCGGACATCGATCGAGCCAAGGCGTGGTGGCACGACGTGCTCGGCCGCGACCCGGCATATGCCGACGACGAAGGCTACAACCTGTTCTACGACGTCGGCGGAACCATGGTGCTGGTGTACCGGACCGACTTCGCAGGCACGGCCCAGAACACGGCGTTCAACCTCGTGACGGACGACATCGATCGTGACGTGACGGCGCTGCGCACGCACGGGGTGGTGTTCCACGACTACGACATGCCTGGGCTGAAGACCGTCGAGGGCATCGCCGACCTCGGCGACGAGCGCAGTGCGTGGTTCAGCGACAGCGAGGGCAACATCTTCGCGCTCAGCCAGCCGAGCGCCGAGATGATGGAGATGGCGAGGAAGCTGCGCGCCGATACAACCGGGTGA
- a CDS encoding sensor histidine kinase — MPHTALTPVFVGLRTGLHALFAALAVLVIVRALVAPTDASVTVIGLTLLLGVTYALGSVVTRHTEARWLLRSGWLILLTLEWVLLVWLTPDAAYLVFPLFFLYLHLLGRWWGSAAILVSTIIAICALGLHSGWTVGGVIGPLVGAGVALLIGLGYQALAREAAEREALVRELIATRGLLAATEHESGVLAERARLAREIHDTLAQGLSSIQMLLHAAERADPGRPGIEHIHLARETAAANLAEARRFIRELTPPQLDDQTLAGALRRLARTQWAPQGLDVQVRVSDALVLPMHLQTALLRIAQGAIANVIQHAHASTATITIAVDHDQLRFTVADDGIGFDPSQTLDEAAEKSDSFGLRAASERVQQLGGTLTIDAAPGRGSIVAVDLTLTEHA, encoded by the coding sequence ATGCCGCATACCGCATTGACCCCCGTTTTCGTGGGTCTCCGCACCGGCTTGCACGCCTTGTTCGCCGCCCTCGCCGTGCTGGTCATCGTGCGCGCACTCGTCGCTCCCACTGATGCGAGCGTCACCGTCATCGGCCTCACCCTGCTCCTCGGGGTCACCTATGCACTGGGATCGGTTGTGACCCGGCACACCGAGGCACGATGGCTGCTGCGGTCGGGCTGGCTGATCCTCCTCACGCTGGAGTGGGTCCTTCTGGTGTGGCTGACCCCGGATGCCGCCTACCTGGTGTTTCCGCTGTTCTTCCTCTATCTCCATCTCCTTGGCCGATGGTGGGGGTCCGCGGCAATCCTGGTGTCCACGATCATCGCGATCTGCGCCCTCGGACTGCACAGCGGGTGGACCGTCGGTGGGGTCATCGGCCCGCTGGTGGGCGCCGGCGTCGCACTGCTGATCGGACTCGGCTACCAGGCCCTCGCCCGCGAGGCAGCGGAGCGAGAAGCGCTCGTCAGGGAATTGATCGCGACGCGAGGGCTCCTCGCCGCGACCGAACACGAATCGGGTGTGCTCGCCGAACGCGCCCGACTCGCGCGCGAGATTCACGACACCCTGGCGCAGGGTCTGTCCAGCATCCAGATGCTGCTCCACGCCGCAGAACGTGCCGACCCCGGCCGCCCCGGCATCGAGCACATCCATCTTGCCCGCGAAACCGCCGCAGCCAACCTCGCCGAAGCACGGCGGTTCATCCGTGAACTCACCCCTCCCCAGCTCGACGACCAGACCCTGGCAGGGGCGCTCCGCCGGCTCGCCCGCACTCAATGGGCACCGCAGGGGCTCGACGTGCAGGTGCGCGTCTCCGACGCGCTCGTCCTTCCGATGCACTTGCAGACCGCGCTGCTGCGCATCGCGCAGGGGGCGATCGCGAACGTCATCCAGCACGCCCATGCGTCGACAGCGACCATCACGATCGCTGTCGACCACGATCAGCTTCGCTTCACCGTCGCCGATGATGGGATCGGATTCGACCCCTCGCAGACTCTGGACGAGGCGGCGGAGAAATCGGACTCGTTCGGACTGCGAGCCGCATCCGAGCGGGTGCAACAGCTCGGCGGAACGCTCACCATCGATGCGGCACCCGGCCGCGGCTCGATCGTGGCCGTCGATCTCACCCTGACGGAGCACGCATGA